A genomic stretch from Maniola jurtina chromosome 26, ilManJurt1.1, whole genome shotgun sequence includes:
- the LOC123878348 gene encoding uncharacterized protein LOC123878348 has protein sequence MKNQSEKDFKTKFRLLNSQENSEEIIWSYSDSSDYENRNQNENLGKANQTVNRKRKRGKTRKKAPKNISNLNITFVDTPVENKNDKKVDTSPVLQKVILSPLMSKSQQHFAPLNITKVFSSPILSSKSKNCSSYQNRTVKSPILLPNHTSPNISPYVRRKLFNNNDNVKNKSTCEENGRSKSPVLNCSPISNKSKLKELRSQNDAVKTIFKSHGADIRQEIIKSNNINPELNKTFKKTNLSKIIQVKNEINIGEQNVNDSLSTKSANGALFEKMKSYFDSHFSSETPSQQSISEYDTTSKNSSKTNEEIEIINSQTDKNCVPQIIKLGTRSSSDSLRSYDEEVETSKKVRYKKDGLAYRLSVLLKKQKSNVSLWQHERFLAANSNFVIPNDDFTPFRIQNVTIKYGCYLLEVIDVDGKKCFVLINHLNMNNSILEQCNIFKLYRPYKILDFNSDYKLIVNVSKFEFTVLDI, from the coding sequence ATGAAGAATCAATCAGAGAAAGATTTTAAAACCAAATTCCGTTTATTAAACTCTCAGGAAAACTCCGAGGAGATCATTTGGTCATACAGTGATTCTAGTGATTATGAAAACAGGAACCAAAACGAAAACCTTGGAAAAGCTAATCAAACCGTAAATAGGAAGAGGAAACGtggaaaaacaagaaaaaaagcGCCGAAAAACATCTCTAACCTAAACATTACGTTTGTTGATACGCctgtagaaaataaaaatgataaaaaggtTGATACATCACCAGTACTACAAAAGGTTATTCTATCACCATTAATGTCAAAATCACAACAACATTTTGCTCCTTTAAACATTACAAAGGTATTTTCCTCACCTATATTGTCTTCTAAAAGTAAAAACTGTAGTTCTTATCAAAATAGGACAGTAAAAAGTCCCATACTACTTCCGAATCACACATCACCTAATATCTCACCTTATGTAAGaagaaaactgtttaacaaCAACgacaatgttaaaaataaatcaacgtGCGAAGAAAATGGAAGAAGTAAATCACCAGTTTTAAATTGTAGCCCAATTAGTAACAAATCAAAACTCAAGGAGTTAAGATCTCAAAATGATgctgtgaaaacaatttttaaatcccatggtgCTGATATTAGGCaagaaataattaaatcaaataatattaatcCAGAACTAAataagacatttaaaaaaactaacctAAGTAAAATAATTCAAGTGAAGAATGAAATTAATATAGGTGAACAAAATGTAAATGATTCATTGAGTACAAAAAGTGCAAATGGTGCCTTATTTGAAAAGATGAAATCATATTTTGATAGTCACTTCAGTTCTGAAACACCTTCACAGCAGTCTATAAGTGAATATGATACTACATCTAAAAACAGTTCAAAAACAAACgaagaaatagaaataattaattCTCAGACTGACAAAAACTGTGTacctcaaattataaaattgggAACTAGATCTTCATCTGATAGTTTGAGAAGCTATGATGAAGAAGTAGAAACATCGAAGAAGGTTAGATACAAAAAGGATGGATTAGCATATCGCCTGAGtgtgttattaaaaaaacaaaaatctaacGTTTCTCTATGGCAGCACGAAAGATTTTTGGCGGCAAACTCTAATTTTGTTATACCCAATGACGATTTCACTCCATTCCGTATTCAAAATGTTACTATCAAATATGGCTGCTATTTATTAGAAGTTATAGATGTTGATGGAAAGAAATGTTTCGTATTAATAAAtcatttgaatatgaataaTAGTATTTTAGAACAGTGCAATATTTTTAAGCTTTATAGACCttataaaattttagatttCAATTCAGACTATAAACTGATTGTAAATGTCAGTAAATTTGAATTTACAGTACTTGATATATGA